One Elusimicrobia bacterium HGW-Elusimicrobia-1 genomic window, AAAGTTATACACGGGCAACCTTGCGTCGTCGGCGCAATAATACAACATTTGATTCTCGACTGATTCTATTTCCCCGATTTAGTCCGATTACATTGCTTACATAACATCTGGCAATTTTCTGCAATGGTTTTTCCGCCTTCATGCCAAGGTGTTATATGATCCGCTTCCATTTCTTCGATTTCAAAATGCTTCTTACATTTTACGCAGATGCCTTTTTTCTTTTCATAAGCTTCTCTTTTCTGTTTTTCGGTAAATGCTCTAATATTCAAGAATTTTTCTTTTCGAGTCAAAACATACGGATAAATTCCGGATTTTTTTGTTACATCTTCGTCCATCATTAACTCTTTGATCTCGGCTTCTAGTTTTTTAATATCTAATTTCTTATTTTTGAATTGGTTGTACTGCTCACCCCAATTTACGCTTGCCATTTCCTTGCGGTAATTCGTAAACGTCTTTCTTGCCCACGCGATAACATCCTGAAAGTATTGCCATAATTCATCAGCATTTTTATCATGCTGATGCTTGGCCATATAATCTTCTATTTTGCCGTCATTTATCCACGAAAGCGCGGTTTCTAAATATTCCTGCCGAATTGGCGAACCACTTACCAATTGCCCACCATCATTTGCCAATAAATATGCCGCACAATTTGTTTTGCTAAATTTCAATTTTGCGTCGGAGAGCCACGGCCCTG contains:
- a CDS encoding HNH endonuclease, with the protein product MKIDLHKITIRKVIAGYKESTKEGGVTAYEGKLNIRPKYQREFVYKEKQRNAVIETIKNTFPLNVMYWMIRDDGGYEVLDGQQRTISIGQYVTGDFSLNDRFFHNLTKEEQDKIFDYELMIYFCEGTDKERLDWFRIINIAGEKLTDQEIRNAVYTGPWLSDAKLKFSKTNCAAYLLANDGGQLVSGSPIRQEYLETALSWINDGKIEDYMAKHQHDKNADELWQYFQDVIAWARKTFTNYRKEMASVNWGEQYNQFKNKKLDIKKLEAEIKELMMDEDVTKKSGIYPYVLTRKEKFLNIRAFTEKQKREAYEKKKGICVKCKKHFEIEEMEADHITPWHEGGKTIAENCQMLCKQCNRTKSGK